One window from the genome of Jeotgalibaca sp. MA1X17-3 encodes:
- the fdrA gene encoding acyl-CoA synthetase FdrA, with amino-acid sequence MTKETRIKENTYFDSVSLMTISTKANAVEGVKQAMIGMGTDMNKEVIRNVGLGSPEVEAAGTGDLVIAIETESTDQLDQAFEEIEELFHRKKKTVEEAGEKTYHSIEGAVEVNEEANIAVISVNGMYAAREAREALRNGLHVMLFSDNVSVEDEVELKEEAHEKGLLMMGPDCGTAIINNIGLCFANKVRPGNIGIVGASGTGSQELSVRIHEFGYGVSQLIGTGGRDLSEEVGGIMMMDAIRALEEDEATDVIVLVSKPPAKKVEEKVLKLVGDLSKPVVVFFLGGNEETIKASGAHYAKRSKEAAIQAVVLAGADESKLDKHALNLELIKEIQAKLKPEQKYIRGLFCGGTLCDEAMFAAIEYYEEDVYSNIHPDPTHQLEDNHVSKAHTFIDFGSDEFTSGKPHPMIDPSTRIDRFIQEARDPEVGVIAMDFVLGYGSHPDPVGVMIPAIEEAKAIAKEDGRHLEILGYVLGTDEDEQNLAEQISKLEKADVTISSSSQNTGLLARGFVQKGVNA; translated from the coding sequence ATGACAAAGGAAACTAGAATTAAAGAGAATACGTACTTCGATTCCGTATCATTGATGACCATTTCCACAAAAGCAAATGCTGTGGAAGGTGTAAAACAAGCCATGATTGGAATGGGAACCGACATGAACAAGGAAGTAATCCGAAATGTAGGGTTAGGTTCTCCAGAAGTTGAGGCAGCAGGGACAGGTGACTTGGTAATTGCGATTGAAACAGAGTCTACTGACCAATTAGATCAAGCATTTGAAGAAATTGAAGAGTTATTCCATCGTAAGAAAAAAACAGTTGAAGAAGCCGGAGAAAAAACATACCATTCCATTGAAGGTGCTGTTGAAGTAAACGAGGAAGCTAATATTGCCGTTATTTCTGTAAATGGAATGTATGCAGCTCGCGAAGCAAGAGAAGCATTAAGAAACGGATTACATGTGATGTTGTTTAGTGATAATGTTTCCGTAGAAGATGAAGTGGAATTAAAAGAAGAAGCTCATGAAAAAGGATTGTTAATGATGGGCCCAGACTGTGGAACGGCAATCATTAATAATATCGGCCTTTGTTTTGCTAACAAAGTTCGGCCTGGTAATATTGGAATTGTAGGAGCATCCGGAACAGGAAGTCAGGAATTGAGTGTTCGAATTCATGAATTTGGTTATGGAGTTTCTCAATTAATTGGAACAGGAGGACGTGACCTTAGCGAAGAAGTGGGAGGCATCATGATGATGGATGCAATCCGTGCGCTAGAAGAAGACGAAGCAACCGATGTGATTGTGTTAGTTTCTAAGCCACCTGCTAAAAAAGTTGAAGAAAAAGTATTGAAACTTGTTGGAGACCTCAGCAAACCAGTAGTTGTATTCTTCTTAGGTGGAAATGAGGAAACGATAAAAGCTTCTGGAGCTCATTATGCAAAACGTTCGAAAGAAGCAGCTATTCAAGCAGTAGTATTAGCTGGTGCAGATGAATCTAAATTAGATAAACATGCTTTGAATTTAGAGCTAATTAAAGAAATACAAGCAAAATTAAAACCAGAGCAAAAATATATCCGTGGATTATTCTGTGGAGGAACTCTTTGTGATGAAGCGATGTTTGCAGCGATAGAGTACTATGAAGAAGATGTTTATAGTAATATCCATCCAGATCCTACTCATCAGTTAGAAGACAACCATGTAAGTAAAGCTCATACATTTATAGACTTTGGATCGGATGAGTTTACAAGTGGAAAACCACACCCAATGATTGATCCTTCGACTAGAATTGATCGTTTCATTCAGGAAGCAAGAGACCCTGAAGTAGGCGTAATTGCAATGGACTTTGTATTGGGATATGGATCTCATCCAGACCCAGTAGGCGTAATGATACCGGCAATTGAAGAAGCAAAAGCAATCGCAAAAGAAGATGGACGTCACTTGGAAATCTTAGGATATGTTTTAGGAACAGATGAAGATGAACAAAATCTAGCTGAGCAAATTAGTAAATTAGAAAAAGCTGACGTAACAATTTCTAGTAGTAGTCAAAATACTGGTTTACTAGCACGTGGATTTGTTCAGAAAGGGGTAAACGCATGA
- a CDS encoding DUF1116 domain-containing protein, with protein MSKITELFQSDVDAVTVGIEFISEDIKKQGAKATQLEWSPPARGNDHLIELLDKLDRPGVREKIEAANKEAVERIVQSRPVLVGFDKALDVIPGMTATTILHAGPPISWENMSGPMRGAVTGAIVFEGLAKDLDEAEEVAASGKVTFSPCHEHNTVGSMAGVTSASMFVHIVENKTYGNVAYTNLSEQLSKILRMGANDQTVIDRLNWMRDTLGPVLRDAMKLNEKGIDLRLMLSQALHMGDEAHNRNNAGTTLLIQALTPYIVMTDYTNEVKKEVFDFVASSDYFSGPTWMALCKCALDAAHGVENSTVVTTMCRNGYEFGIRVSGIPGFTWFTGPAQKVIGPLFGGYTPEDAGLDIGDSAITETYGIGGFAMATAPAIVPLVGGTVEEAMNYTLEMLEITTTTNPNVTIPIHDFMGIPTGIDVRKVVDKDLLPIINTAIAHKEAGIGMIGAGITHPPFEAFEKALEGIVEKMAE; from the coding sequence ATGAGTAAAATAACAGAATTGTTTCAGAGTGACGTAGATGCTGTCACAGTAGGTATTGAATTTATTAGTGAGGATATTAAAAAACAAGGAGCAAAGGCAACTCAATTAGAATGGTCTCCACCAGCCAGAGGAAATGACCATCTAATAGAGTTGTTGGATAAGTTAGACCGTCCAGGTGTACGAGAGAAAATTGAAGCAGCAAATAAAGAAGCTGTAGAACGAATTGTTCAATCTCGCCCTGTATTGGTTGGCTTTGATAAAGCTCTTGATGTGATTCCTGGAATGACAGCAACGACTATTTTACATGCAGGACCTCCTATTTCATGGGAAAATATGAGCGGACCAATGAGAGGAGCAGTTACCGGAGCAATCGTTTTTGAAGGACTTGCAAAAGACCTAGACGAAGCCGAAGAAGTTGCAGCTTCTGGAAAAGTAACATTCTCTCCTTGTCACGAACATAATACAGTAGGATCAATGGCAGGTGTAACCTCCGCTTCTATGTTTGTCCATATTGTAGAAAATAAAACCTATGGTAACGTTGCGTACACAAACTTGAGTGAGCAACTGTCTAAGATCTTGCGCATGGGTGCTAACGACCAAACTGTAATTGATCGCTTGAACTGGATGAGAGATACATTAGGTCCAGTATTACGTGATGCAATGAAGTTAAATGAAAAAGGAATTGATTTACGTTTGATGCTTTCTCAAGCCTTGCACATGGGTGATGAAGCTCATAACCGTAACAATGCAGGTACAACTTTATTGATACAAGCATTGACACCCTATATTGTGATGACAGATTATACGAATGAAGTTAAAAAAGAAGTATTTGATTTCGTTGCTAGTAGTGACTATTTCTCTGGTCCTACTTGGATGGCACTATGTAAATGTGCTTTGGATGCAGCTCATGGTGTTGAGAATAGTACAGTTGTAACAACGATGTGCCGAAATGGATACGAGTTTGGAATCCGTGTTAGTGGAATTCCTGGATTCACATGGTTCACAGGACCAGCTCAAAAAGTTATTGGACCATTGTTTGGAGGATACACACCAGAAGATGCTGGTTTGGATATCGGAGACAGTGCTATCACAGAAACATATGGAATTGGTGGGTTTGCAATGGCAACTGCACCAGCGATTGTTCCTTTAGTAGGTGGAACAGTAGAGGAAGCGATGAACTATACGCTAGAAATGTTGGAAATTACTACAACAACCAATCCAAATGTGACCATTCCTATTCATGACTTCATGGGGATTCCAACAGGGATTGATGTACGTAAAGTAGTTGATAAAGACCTATTGCCAATCATCAATACAGCGATTGCTCATAAAGAGGCGGGTATTGGAATGATTGGAGCAGGAATTACTCATCCTCCTTTCGAAGCATTTGAAAAAGCATTAGAAGGTATCGTTGAAAAAATGGCTGAATAA